Proteins encoded within one genomic window of Leptospira bourretii:
- the len gene encoding Len family endostatin-like outer membrane lipoprotein: MKFNNQVILVLLFIMVMLGACKKSEDDNDTTLLALVLAQATASAPCSTRCHIFLSEPSIGNIGSGGIKGPDAVCNFDINRQRGKTYKAMVTVPGVREVLGNPTGTLTYTDWVLKANTFYSNSTDTSNTTGATTTSNRIFLDSNNPMQMNFALGTNGTRFWTGMTITGGNLVNGDNCSSWSSPNGALNGLTGVVGASTTSLVDVTTSACVLTNRVVCVEQ, from the coding sequence ATGAAATTCAATAATCAGGTCATTTTAGTTTTGTTATTTATAATGGTTATGTTAGGTGCTTGCAAGAAGTCAGAGGATGATAACGATACCACCTTACTCGCTCTTGTTCTTGCACAAGCAACGGCTTCAGCACCTTGTTCGACGCGATGCCATATTTTTTTATCAGAACCTTCGATAGGTAACATCGGTTCCGGTGGAATCAAGGGACCTGATGCAGTTTGTAATTTTGATATCAATCGACAACGCGGTAAAACTTATAAGGCGATGGTTACCGTTCCTGGAGTCAGAGAAGTTCTTGGAAATCCAACAGGCACCTTAACCTATACTGATTGGGTATTAAAAGCCAATACTTTTTATTCTAACAGCACAGACACCTCTAACACAACTGGTGCTACGACGACTTCCAACAGAATTTTTCTTGATTCCAACAACCCAATGCAAATGAATTTTGCTCTCGGAACTAATGGTACTCGCTTTTGGACGGGTATGACAATCACCGGTGGAAATCTAGTGAATGGAGACAATTGTTCTAGTTGGAGTTCGCCAAATGGTGCCTTAAACGGATTGACTGGTGTTGTCGGAGCCAGCACAACAAGCTTAGTGGATGTAACAACAAGCGCATGTGTCCTAACAAATCGAGTCGTTTGTGTAGAACAGTAG
- a CDS encoding TolC family protein, which yields MFLIFVLTFATLRSNPGTADQKILLNFEDAEAIGLTNNVILATLKDRKEVFRMLIKEKWRNYLPKVAISYFGLKNANMNQPDTQYNDIRLQLNQLLYDGGENALEIESAKLQELLNQEDWKIVKDKTVLEVRRYALKYLAFELKHKINRKYSEKMQLSITAANEEKSKGFITDLQFLELQTKVREFDLSLVKSKSQSNIAHLDLLKSMNMPIETQIIFKNSIVQDFEIIPPNEKLLSEDFIFQKPEIKKSRLAIENLRTRAEIVENYWKPKVVFGSYYGQNTNSPLPVANEVYGFNISLQAQLGSSTTQSAANYGVQTDGTGIQRIPGYGPQFVGKGENAFNSSTVNLFDDLSYSRKIYEGKIALSDAIRNKQLLEVTVRADIHKSYEKLDEAWEVIRVMNSKVALNREITKTVKSRYAKGFAKKIDILSAEYDLLKSYEELLNSLMNYIDLSFEMAFILGTPFENLELVKIRQGKGNSFIKENFDTDLTDLAVGIN from the coding sequence TTGTTTTTAATTTTTGTATTAACTTTTGCTACATTAAGAAGTAACCCGGGCACAGCCGATCAGAAAATTTTACTAAATTTCGAGGACGCGGAAGCTATTGGGCTAACAAATAATGTTATACTGGCGACGCTAAAAGATAGAAAAGAAGTGTTCCGAATGCTTATAAAAGAGAAATGGCGAAATTATTTGCCAAAAGTTGCCATTAGTTATTTTGGGTTAAAGAATGCAAATATGAATCAACCGGATACCCAATATAATGATATTAGGTTACAATTAAACCAACTACTATATGATGGCGGAGAGAATGCACTCGAAATTGAATCAGCCAAATTGCAGGAACTTTTAAACCAGGAAGACTGGAAAATTGTTAAGGATAAAACTGTCCTCGAGGTTCGGAGATATGCATTAAAATATTTAGCATTTGAGCTTAAGCATAAAATAAATCGAAAATATAGCGAAAAAATGCAACTTAGTATAACTGCAGCTAATGAAGAGAAAAGTAAAGGATTCATTACAGACCTCCAATTTTTGGAACTTCAAACTAAGGTGAGAGAATTTGACTTAAGTCTGGTCAAAAGTAAGTCCCAATCAAACATTGCTCACCTTGATTTACTCAAATCAATGAATATGCCAATCGAGACCCAAATAATATTTAAGAATTCAATCGTACAAGATTTCGAAATAATACCACCTAACGAAAAATTACTATCCGAAGATTTTATTTTCCAAAAGCCTGAAATTAAAAAATCACGTTTGGCGATAGAAAATTTAAGAACAAGGGCGGAGATTGTAGAAAACTATTGGAAACCCAAAGTAGTTTTCGGGAGTTATTATGGTCAAAACACAAATAGCCCCTTACCCGTTGCAAATGAAGTTTATGGATTTAATATTTCGCTCCAGGCCCAACTTGGCAGCAGTACAACCCAATCCGCTGCTAACTATGGCGTACAAACAGATGGAACAGGTATACAAAGAATACCTGGTTATGGACCTCAATTTGTCGGGAAAGGGGAGAATGCTTTTAATAGCTCTACCGTGAACCTATTCGATGACTTAAGCTATTCTCGGAAAATTTACGAAGGAAAAATAGCTTTATCAGATGCAATACGCAATAAACAGTTGTTAGAGGTTACTGTTCGTGCCGACATTCATAAAAGTTACGAAAAACTAGATGAAGCTTGGGAAGTTATTAGAGTAATGAATTCAAAAGTAGCTCTCAATCGGGAAATCACCAAAACAGTGAAAAGCCGATACGCGAAAGGCTTTGCAAAAAAAATAGACATATTAAGCGCTGAGTATGACCTTCTAAAATCTTACGAAGAATTATTAAATTCATTAATGAACTATATAGACCTATCATTTGAAATGGCCTTTATTTTGGGCACTCCTTTTGAAAATCTAGAGTTAGTTAAAATAAGGCAAGGGAAAGGGAATTCGTTCATAAAAGAAAATTTTGATACAGACCTGACGGATTTGGCTGTAGGTATAAATTAA
- a CDS encoding TIGR04388 family protein, giving the protein MQQLAKYKKLLILLILFGISLRSQVVIPELDTPGYESNFMREVYGRSYFFGNLSSWNEQVLYYQDMLRASWEDQVDEAIFEYVNSVTTSDSVNDVDAYKDYVLKELESQKSVALTNWQEAANLDLLNNREQFLTRLTSSQLDESYISRMGMTQYYNQLKSYQEAQRLQSEIQTAAISWSQNFNQNFQQGISDFTTSFAAIENNYQNLINSIDANDQAFQANLNAINEYKSFVKDSIRSVLTNFEEELGKTCNERYGCVYRQANGELNTAGRKLQSLVDQIKPKLNDNSLNPTMELTLFSQQVRDFLIDQQIEADSEFNKYNPWITSLQTNPFTQYALSDNAYDSGYAYSDATKSNLLSSVLYGGFDYWANVSRASSWTGTENDTTNILRLVYALQLDHFNNDSSYTRLSSIVREFLGPDKELTTIHLANAFARDVQESNTAKFLGIPIAYVARSGNEGNMLAGANNFAFLGVPDQTIWSHWAALRCTPIGCIVDHHQMDSVTFAISYSVKDLVIESQANYWKGIDSSMQGQVGKYNTEILPAVQNWEGQVANYDKFYTEWKVQAEIAKEKAQADYEASLASLEAEKQAWIANSQKEYRDGYLQWSELSANAQSGKTVAADVRSEIGTISTSNNYSVVKPAGLSNLVDSFNAKLETIANQGFTFTDQPADSFLNATTRLQAGESNSGSYTLLGAFSQKTVNTTLDIGGKEYSSIIQGTTIGIYQYAQLVSVNDSNKELAFREQEKLLNQNSWNIEYSSIEIGTMVDGQYSGTGLKDEAAINNILKELNNGARYQIALENCQKEARANTDCFSDVVHKGRLAELSSLGYEYKEGKVVRKLDKSEQIRLGTFKDYESLTQAEKEDFGSCYVDPSLCKTTNGKSLLRKDFNYTIDKQTNVATLTRVINNGQIAHRDGDTFTNGTQLETRTFNLAQVKTVMAPKGKDLFDTWGHEDWENFSTQSTEKLTSFYEVGLVAVGRTTQNAVASIRKIESFNEKKFQNTVDGIKNQESMLKELALAYLTGGMAGIQAAIKGKVEDKINSSLAEVFIRATGGTMEDLQRMTDAFSFVRGRVEQNKIKARDNYYSVNDLAGSIERFGVKYASTVSSVYAEMPVIGPIITTATGVSMALTKEALGKKKYEESLNQATARKDRIVEIKANERAMAKSYVDKAIAQGTGLSLELVSQQSTDFLGARDAARVRKANNARWGAIDQAVGVVGGIFKTAFNAYGMKDRDFAAALKDGNRLLYAGNLNTTYAEKAALAGANQFWGMSGPGLSYQTNVLKIGDNKGIVRELGQQALVTEIARIQGWDKDIVNSIVRKEYGKYEQRQTDKKVQADAIRDTAKLAATLLLPGGIAALAGQFASMAGQIGQIAAKIVELYSQSSKLFTAIVRGVVQVVDGTRNGINGVVAGLGNAVLGVMGTSGVFNFGPNMGILSNSALGLGISYDKDRGYGGMIGIGNSTTNASVGFYQHGATSLDASLSVSEFSQLTLSHSGNSTQVGMNVNAGDGDRKGFNLSLNYDIQQGMASGSIGYTMPDESSPFHKMGLNLNFDRYGMTSTAQYDGINLASMGPAGFSMQEIDWAMLNINEAQDRQKFNKDKLYLEDLNKKLSVGDKPYIDITKISDKDIENLADNERAKEKLIASGRESTESLKGLDPKEIASRLDALKEAQYTENTATGAAVATSLAFSLLGLFGYRREGEGGDVAEGEVGTPNFLLDKQLAIEAARNSGSEFFRDPSTGEIFRMVGDGDFIIRKASDDEIYRYENDIKARTADYIEGRDNSEIILVNDTNSRGTGVDSAVNKKSNFGSTKDTLQAKQDIVAKLGEIDPATKNTLSKLETDIRRNENYSKNLSEFGKRISNEKDIVRLIDNPGELDKILKDPFISKEERNFFNGLKLVIERNGILPKNQSDLTDNFLTEGSRETAIKDALKELQPIKESAIKSIALKQKQLTADTNALIATANQKLNEVIIKDNQKYNDDPLSREQRSLELSKTLNNPAQFQAYIDTHVSSRLDIANERIVKNSERAQIEKNLKSATGTEKKVLEGKLTEINKRIETLDENLQSFRLGRKLGEPESDYLKRMSDSFKGEIEGIGKIVKDLEAQIAIEKSKSSPEKAKIDKLNRQIIEFESRLLTAENQLARVKAYTEGDSDFVSHKDENGKSVKIALPAIDGEFSPPIKTKDGTVTLNSHYGSDGYGTSLSRVDEFVYGNDHKGIDVDGKIGDSVLSMLPGKVKSITYGVSIEVLKSEALQKAGISFDKTSGNFYDKTGTLLKHEEVLKIDPKVNPNSPELKVKGVQYDKKTDTYFVINSSANSDRVILTDQQVNSLNIKPGTEISPNGNSLVISSEIKSGPFAGKYDISYKHLNEAPFTGSNENIVPIAKGTVLAPGQNIGTLGGTGRSTGPHLHIEITTTEMPKDVPREYYDILEKDKNGNGTLYRINPAYFMKEMASKVSTGYDV; this is encoded by the coding sequence ATGCAGCAATTGGCGAAATATAAGAAATTACTAATTTTATTAATTTTGTTTGGGATTTCGCTTAGATCGCAGGTCGTTATTCCTGAGCTAGATACTCCAGGGTACGAATCGAACTTTATGCGAGAAGTATACGGCCGATCTTATTTTTTTGGTAATTTGAGTAGTTGGAATGAGCAGGTTCTTTATTACCAAGATATGCTGCGCGCTTCCTGGGAAGATCAGGTGGACGAGGCAATTTTTGAATATGTAAATTCGGTAACTACTAGTGATAGTGTCAACGATGTAGACGCATACAAAGACTATGTGTTAAAGGAATTGGAATCACAAAAGTCTGTAGCTTTAACTAATTGGCAGGAGGCGGCAAACTTGGATTTGCTAAATAATAGGGAGCAGTTTTTGACAAGGCTCACGAGTAGCCAATTAGATGAGTCCTATATCAGTCGTATGGGCATGACCCAATACTACAATCAGCTAAAAAGTTACCAAGAAGCACAGCGACTACAAAGTGAAATTCAAACGGCAGCTATTTCCTGGTCTCAAAATTTTAATCAGAACTTTCAGCAAGGTATAAGTGATTTTACGACATCGTTTGCCGCGATAGAAAATAATTATCAGAATTTGATAAATTCAATTGATGCGAATGACCAAGCGTTCCAAGCAAATTTAAATGCAATTAATGAATATAAAAGTTTTGTCAAAGATAGCATACGTTCTGTGTTGACCAATTTTGAAGAGGAGTTGGGTAAGACCTGTAATGAGCGTTACGGTTGTGTATATAGGCAAGCTAATGGGGAGTTAAATACAGCAGGTCGGAAGTTGCAGAGTTTAGTTGATCAGATAAAGCCCAAACTTAACGATAATTCCCTTAACCCAACTATGGAGTTAACGTTATTTTCTCAGCAGGTTCGAGATTTTTTAATCGACCAACAAATAGAAGCAGATTCGGAATTTAATAAATACAATCCATGGATAACATCGCTCCAAACGAATCCATTTACTCAGTATGCTTTGTCGGACAATGCATATGATAGTGGGTATGCCTATTCGGATGCAACAAAATCCAATTTGTTGTCATCCGTATTGTATGGCGGATTTGATTACTGGGCGAATGTATCAAGGGCGAGTTCGTGGACTGGGACAGAAAATGATACGACAAATATCCTCCGACTCGTATATGCCCTTCAATTAGACCATTTTAATAATGATTCAAGTTATACACGGTTGAGCAGTATAGTACGAGAATTTTTAGGTCCAGATAAAGAACTGACTACAATCCACCTTGCGAACGCTTTTGCAAGAGATGTGCAAGAGAGTAACACTGCAAAATTTCTAGGGATCCCCATCGCTTATGTGGCTCGAAGTGGTAATGAGGGGAATATGTTGGCCGGAGCAAACAACTTTGCTTTTTTGGGAGTGCCCGACCAAACTATTTGGAGCCACTGGGCTGCGCTGCGCTGTACTCCTATCGGCTGTATTGTAGATCATCATCAGATGGATAGCGTTACCTTTGCGATTTCTTATAGTGTAAAAGATTTAGTGATCGAATCGCAAGCCAATTACTGGAAGGGCATAGATTCGTCAATGCAAGGTCAGGTGGGGAAGTACAATACCGAGATATTACCCGCAGTACAAAACTGGGAAGGTCAGGTTGCAAATTATGACAAGTTTTATACAGAATGGAAGGTGCAAGCAGAGATAGCGAAAGAAAAGGCACAGGCAGATTATGAGGCTTCCTTAGCTTCTCTAGAGGCTGAGAAACAAGCATGGATTGCCAATTCACAAAAAGAGTATAGAGATGGTTATCTTCAGTGGTCAGAGTTAAGCGCAAATGCACAATCCGGCAAAACAGTTGCGGCAGATGTTAGGTCAGAGATAGGAACAATCTCAACAAGCAATAATTACTCAGTGGTAAAGCCTGCAGGGCTTAGCAATTTAGTAGATAGTTTTAATGCGAAATTAGAGACCATAGCAAATCAAGGGTTTACATTCACCGATCAACCAGCGGATTCGTTTTTGAATGCAACAACTCGTTTACAAGCAGGTGAGTCGAATAGTGGCAGTTATACCTTGTTAGGCGCATTTAGCCAAAAGACAGTCAATACAACTTTGGATATTGGTGGAAAAGAGTATAGTTCTATTATTCAAGGAACAACAATAGGTATATATCAATACGCACAATTGGTCTCTGTAAATGATAGCAATAAGGAATTAGCTTTTAGAGAACAGGAGAAGTTACTAAATCAAAATAGCTGGAATATAGAGTATTCATCGATAGAGATCGGAACTATGGTGGATGGTCAATATTCAGGAACTGGACTTAAGGATGAGGCCGCGATCAATAACATACTCAAGGAATTAAATAACGGTGCGCGTTACCAAATTGCTTTGGAGAATTGCCAGAAGGAAGCTCGGGCAAATACCGATTGTTTTTCGGACGTAGTTCATAAAGGAAGATTAGCTGAACTAAGTTCTTTGGGTTATGAATACAAAGAAGGTAAGGTAGTTAGAAAACTTGATAAGTCTGAACAAATCCGCTTAGGCACTTTCAAAGATTATGAGAGTTTGACCCAAGCTGAAAAGGAAGATTTTGGAAGTTGCTATGTTGATCCATCTCTTTGCAAAACCACAAATGGTAAAAGTCTGCTTCGCAAAGATTTTAATTACACAATTGATAAACAAACAAACGTAGCGACATTAACGCGCGTTATTAACAATGGACAGATTGCACATAGAGATGGGGATACCTTTACAAACGGGACACAGCTGGAAACACGTACATTCAACCTCGCACAAGTTAAGACAGTAATGGCCCCCAAGGGTAAAGATCTATTCGATACATGGGGTCATGAGGATTGGGAGAATTTTTCCACACAGTCCACAGAGAAATTAACGTCATTTTACGAGGTGGGTTTAGTTGCGGTAGGCAGAACAACCCAAAATGCAGTAGCATCAATACGCAAAATAGAATCATTCAATGAGAAAAAGTTCCAGAACACTGTGGATGGGATAAAAAACCAAGAGTCTATGCTTAAGGAGTTAGCGCTTGCTTATCTGACTGGAGGTATGGCGGGTATTCAAGCAGCGATAAAAGGCAAGGTAGAGGATAAAATTAACTCTAGTTTAGCAGAAGTATTTATTCGAGCAACAGGCGGAACGATGGAAGATTTGCAGAGGATGACGGATGCGTTTAGCTTTGTTCGTGGAAGGGTGGAACAGAACAAAATCAAGGCAAGAGATAATTATTACTCTGTCAATGATCTTGCAGGTAGTATAGAAAGATTCGGTGTAAAGTATGCTTCTACTGTTTCATCTGTATATGCAGAGATGCCTGTGATTGGACCAATAATTACCACTGCTACGGGTGTATCGATGGCATTGACCAAGGAGGCTTTGGGGAAGAAGAAGTATGAAGAAAGCCTAAACCAGGCAACAGCAAGAAAAGATCGTATTGTAGAAATCAAAGCTAATGAACGCGCAATGGCCAAAAGTTATGTGGATAAAGCGATTGCCCAAGGTACTGGCCTCTCTTTGGAATTAGTTAGCCAACAGAGCACAGATTTCCTCGGAGCTCGAGATGCTGCGCGTGTTAGAAAAGCGAACAATGCCAGATGGGGGGCAATAGACCAAGCTGTAGGTGTAGTAGGTGGGATATTTAAAACAGCCTTCAATGCGTATGGTATGAAGGATCGAGATTTTGCAGCGGCACTCAAAGACGGGAATCGCCTATTATACGCAGGAAATTTGAATACAACCTACGCTGAAAAGGCAGCACTTGCCGGCGCGAACCAATTTTGGGGGATGTCAGGTCCAGGACTATCCTACCAAACGAATGTATTGAAGATTGGCGATAATAAAGGTATTGTTAGAGAGCTAGGACAACAAGCACTGGTGACTGAAATTGCACGTATCCAAGGTTGGGACAAAGACATAGTGAATTCCATAGTTCGTAAGGAATATGGGAAGTATGAACAAAGGCAAACAGACAAAAAAGTCCAAGCTGATGCGATCCGCGATACGGCCAAACTCGCCGCTACCCTTTTGCTTCCTGGAGGGATCGCTGCACTAGCGGGTCAATTTGCAAGTATGGCAGGGCAGATCGGACAAATTGCCGCAAAGATCGTAGAATTGTATAGTCAGTCAAGTAAGTTGTTCACTGCTATTGTGAGAGGAGTAGTGCAGGTCGTAGATGGAACAAGAAACGGGATCAATGGAGTAGTTGCAGGTCTAGGAAATGCTGTGTTAGGTGTTATGGGTACTTCCGGGGTGTTCAATTTTGGCCCTAATATGGGTATTCTGTCCAATTCCGCACTGGGGTTAGGCATTAGTTATGATAAGGATCGTGGATACGGTGGTATGATTGGTATTGGAAATAGTACCACTAATGCAAGTGTAGGGTTCTACCAACATGGAGCTACTAGTTTGGATGCAAGTTTATCGGTGAGTGAATTTTCCCAGTTAACGCTTTCTCATTCTGGAAATTCGACTCAAGTAGGTATGAACGTAAATGCCGGAGACGGTGACCGAAAAGGATTTAACCTGAGTCTGAACTATGACATCCAACAGGGGATGGCATCCGGAAGTATTGGATACACAATGCCTGATGAATCGAGTCCCTTTCACAAAATGGGACTTAACCTGAATTTTGATCGTTATGGAATGACGAGTACTGCCCAATACGACGGTATTAACTTGGCTTCGATGGGTCCTGCTGGGTTCAGTATGCAAGAGATCGACTGGGCTATGTTAAACATCAATGAAGCTCAGGATAGACAAAAGTTTAACAAAGATAAGTTATATTTAGAAGACTTAAATAAAAAGTTAAGTGTTGGAGACAAACCATACATTGATATAACAAAGATTTCTGATAAGGACATTGAAAACCTTGCCGATAATGAAAGAGCGAAAGAAAAACTGATCGCGAGCGGAAGAGAATCAACCGAGAGTTTGAAGGGCCTTGACCCAAAGGAAATCGCATCTAGATTAGATGCACTAAAAGAAGCACAATACACAGAAAATACGGCAACCGGAGCAGCAGTGGCCACCTCGCTTGCCTTCAGCCTACTTGGATTATTTGGGTATAGGAGAGAGGGAGAAGGTGGGGATGTAGCCGAGGGTGAGGTTGGGACCCCAAATTTTTTACTAGATAAACAATTGGCGATTGAAGCTGCTCGAAATAGTGGTTCGGAATTTTTCCGAGATCCATCAACTGGTGAAATTTTCCGAATGGTCGGTGATGGAGATTTTATTATTCGGAAGGCAAGCGATGATGAAATTTATCGATATGAAAATGATATAAAAGCAAGAACAGCTGATTATATTGAAGGAAGAGATAATTCTGAAATCATTTTGGTTAACGATACGAATTCAAGAGGAACCGGAGTAGACTCAGCTGTTAACAAAAAGAGTAACTTCGGCTCTACGAAAGATACGTTACAGGCAAAACAAGATATAGTTGCGAAATTGGGTGAAATAGATCCAGCAACAAAAAATACGCTATCAAAACTGGAAACCGATATTAGGAGAAATGAAAACTATTCTAAAAATCTATCGGAATTTGGAAAAAGAATTTCTAATGAGAAAGACATAGTTCGTTTAATAGACAATCCAGGAGAGCTAGATAAAATTCTGAAAGATCCGTTTATATCGAAAGAAGAGCGCAATTTTTTTAACGGATTGAAACTTGTAATTGAAAGGAACGGTATTCTTCCAAAGAATCAAAGTGATTTAACGGATAATTTTCTGACAGAAGGAAGCAGAGAAACTGCTATTAAAGATGCGTTAAAGGAACTTCAGCCTATTAAAGAATCTGCTATCAAATCGATTGCACTTAAGCAAAAACAGCTAACGGCAGATACGAATGCATTAATTGCAACAGCAAACCAAAAACTCAATGAAGTCATTATAAAGGACAATCAAAAGTACAATGATGACCCATTGAGTCGGGAACAAAGATCCTTGGAACTTAGTAAAACATTGAATAATCCAGCTCAATTCCAGGCCTATATTGATACGCATGTTTCCTCTCGACTAGATATTGCGAATGAGAGAATAGTAAAAAATTCTGAGCGAGCTCAAATCGAGAAAAATCTTAAATCGGCAACTGGGACTGAGAAAAAAGTATTGGAAGGCAAGTTAACTGAGATTAATAAAAGAATTGAGACTTTAGATGAAAACTTGCAATCTTTTAGACTCGGTCGAAAGCTGGGGGAACCAGAGAGCGATTACCTAAAGCGGATGAGTGATTCATTTAAAGGTGAAATTGAAGGAATAGGCAAAATTGTAAAAGATTTAGAGGCTCAGATAGCAATTGAAAAATCAAAGTCATCTCCAGAGAAAGCTAAGATAGATAAACTAAATAGACAGATAATCGAATTCGAAAGCCGACTGCTTACAGCAGAGAATCAACTGGCAAGAGTCAAGGCATACACCGAGGGTGATTCCGATTTCGTTAGTCATAAGGATGAAAATGGTAAATCCGTAAAAATTGCTCTTCCTGCGATTGACGGAGAATTTTCTCCGCCGATTAAAACTAAGGATGGAACTGTAACTTTAAATTCTCATTACGGATCAGATGGTTACGGTACTTCCCTTTCTAGAGTCGATGAATTTGTTTATGGAAATGATCATAAAGGAATTGATGTAGACGGTAAAATAGGAGACAGTGTCCTATCTATGCTCCCTGGAAAAGTCAAGTCGATCACTTATGGAGTTTCCATTGAAGTCCTAAAATCGGAAGCATTGCAAAAAGCAGGTATAAGTTTTGATAAAACATCAGGTAATTTTTATGACAAAACAGGAACCTTACTTAAGCATGAAGAAGTTTTGAAAATTGATCCAAAAGTGAATCCAAATTCACCCGAGCTAAAAGTGAAAGGGGTGCAGTATGATAAAAAAACAGATACCTATTTTGTGATCAACAGTTCTGCAAATAGTGATCGTGTGATACTAACTGACCAGCAGGTGAATAGTTTAAATATAAAACCAGGTACTGAAATTTCCCCCAATGGAAATTCTCTTGTGATTTCCTCAGAAATCAAATCTGGGCCTTTCGCAGGGAAATACGATATTTCTTACAAACACTTAAATGAGGCACCATTCACGGGCTCAAATGAGAATATAGTTCCTATTGCAAAAGGAACCGTGCTTGCACCTGGTCAAAATATTGGAACCTTAGGTGGAACTGGTCGTTCGACTGGCCCACACCTTCATATCGAAATAACAACAACCGAAATGCCAAAAGATGTTCCGAGAGAATATTATGACATACTGGAAAAAGACAAAAATGGGAATGGAACTTTATATAGAATTAATCCTGCTTATTTTATGAAAGAAATGGCTAGCAAAGTAAGTACAGGATATGACGTATGA
- a CDS encoding ParA family protein — protein sequence MKIITVASMKGGVGKTTLAVYLAAFLAKSKKKVLLIDADPNNNLTDFFLRDEGLDTLEKSNLFQVLLGMVDVKDAIRSFSANLAIIPSTPELAKAHVELANDPGSMIRFQSEIKSLKYDFIVWDTPPSLTYELFLALYCSNVVLSPLGFSRWTFQGFSLIENACRKMKSPDPIGVPCIVSRKDSERIYESGLERISKSIISKNIAYGKSAILGKLLPDNSPLWDELRSLTKEVL from the coding sequence ATGAAAATCATCACCGTTGCGTCAATGAAGGGTGGCGTTGGGAAAACCACCTTAGCTGTCTATTTAGCAGCATTTCTTGCTAAATCTAAAAAAAAAGTTCTCCTGATAGACGCTGACCCTAATAATAATCTGACTGATTTTTTTCTCCGTGATGAGGGGCTGGACACTTTGGAAAAATCCAATCTTTTCCAAGTTTTACTAGGTATGGTTGATGTTAAAGATGCTATTAGGTCTTTTTCGGCTAACCTTGCCATTATTCCTTCAACTCCTGAACTAGCAAAAGCACATGTAGAATTGGCTAATGATCCTGGTTCAATGATTCGATTCCAATCTGAAATAAAATCGCTGAAATATGACTTCATTGTTTGGGATACCCCTCCCTCTTTAACTTATGAACTTTTTTTAGCTCTCTATTGCTCGAATGTAGTTTTATCGCCGCTTGGATTCTCTCGATGGACATTCCAAGGCTTTTCCTTGATTGAAAATGCTTGTAGAAAGATGAAATCTCCGGATCCTATTGGAGTTCCTTGCATTGTGTCTAGAAAAGATTCTGAACGTATTTATGAGTCTGGTTTAGAAAGAATATCTAAATCAATTATTTCAAAGAACATCGCCTATGGGAAGTCTGCAATTCTCGGTAAGTTATTACCAGACAACTCACCCCTTTGGGATGAGTTAAGATCTCTTACAAAGGAAGTTTTATGA
- a CDS encoding DUF3102 domain-containing protein gives MSRERSKLISSLGGKRPGEKDLVQHSSKDLDDEVVKINELHQSMVSNMSRAIQSAIMIGEILINKKASLPHGAFLPWVEQNVPFSRATAANYMRMYENRDLLNVKRVLHLRDALKLLSEESNQTNNEKIVNRPPKEIYKDYRSGKGLSKSEKEIVRNWLTGKVSNLKTKAKKLEEEIKKL, from the coding sequence ATGAGCAGGGAAAGATCGAAACTCATATCTTCTTTGGGTGGCAAAAGGCCAGGAGAAAAAGATTTAGTACAACATTCTTCTAAAGATCTAGACGATGAAGTTGTCAAGATTAACGAACTTCACCAGTCGATGGTATCTAACATGAGTCGCGCCATACAAAGTGCTATTATGATTGGGGAGATTCTAATTAACAAAAAAGCAAGTCTTCCGCATGGTGCTTTTTTGCCTTGGGTTGAGCAGAACGTCCCTTTTTCGCGTGCGACAGCGGCAAATTATATGAGAATGTATGAAAATCGAGATCTCTTAAATGTAAAACGTGTTTTACATTTAAGAGATGCATTAAAGTTACTTTCTGAAGAGTCAAATCAAACGAATAATGAGAAAATCGTAAATAGGCCGCCTAAGGAGATATATAAGGACTATAGATCAGGGAAGGGGCTTTCAAAAAGCGAAAAAGAGATTGTGAGAAATTGGTTAACAGGGAAGGTTTCCAATTTAAAAACGAAAGCCAAAAAGCTAGAGGAAGAAATCAAGAAGTTATAA